The Bactrocera dorsalis isolate Fly_Bdor unplaced genomic scaffold, ASM2337382v1 BdCtg179, whole genome shotgun sequence genome segment ataaaaagggaTAAAGGgagcaaaatattataataaactatAAAACAAAGAAGCTTTAACTTTAGTTGGACCGAAGCTTGAACACCTTTCATACATGCAAGTTTCAAGAAAATATCTTATTTCTGATCGCTTAGTTGGTATggcgctatatgctatattgatccGAACAAGTTCAGAGATTGCCCTATCAATAACCCCTGCAGAATTTCCTGAAAATgtttcgtcaaatgaaaaagtgctCCACACAAGCACATGGTTAAGATCGTTCGGTGTGTACGCCgcctatgtatatgctatagtggtccggtaTTGGATGTGTCGACAAATAAGTGGTCTCTAAAACGGAGGGATTAGCGCGGATATATGTCTACAGATGAACGGCCAGAAGGACATCACTGTACATTTATATATCCCTGCTGTCATAGTGGCAAAAGTTACAAGCTCTTACCAGAGACGTTAACCTGGTACGACGGGAGCGTTTATACGTTGGGGCGCTGATCAATGCAGTGTATTGAGCTATGTCCTTCTAGAAAGCACGGTGAGGTTAGGCCGTCGCTGGCAGGTACTCAGGCAAAGCACTCCAGACGTTGtacatttctatatatatatatatatatatatgtatgtatacattataGAGCCTCTGACTTTCCCTTGTGggtattaatatattttattcaggTCTATACTTTCATGAAATTAAAGTCAAAttagtaaaacaaatattttgagaaacaaatttatttataagtacaTAGTAAGCAGAACTTCACAAATGcgtggtttgtttttgttgttgcctgatGTTAACTCATAATGCTCAAAATATGACGAAATTCCGAACTAAATTGGATTCGATATAAAGCTGGCCAACGCTGGTGAGTTTCTCTGCTGAGGCTATGTACACGCACTGACGAACTTTATGCTGCATTTGGAGGcctgaaataataatattttattttttaagattttaaggCATTAAGTAAATATTGGGAAATACTTACTTTTGTACgtttattgttggtgttaactGTCAATACAGTTAAATTTcaatgttatatatgtatatgtaatacttGAAAGGGTCATAGCGATTACTCTGATTACTGCTCGATGATAACCACTATTGGCGGTAGCATGAATGCAAAGAACACGTTGGCAAAAGTTTCATGAGTGTGTGCATTATTCATATCATGAACGTTGTTTTCATTTGCGCCAGCTTCTGAGTTATTAATCCCATTATTTTGGCCATTATTTTGCGCTGCTTCAGATGCGTGTTCAGTTAGTATAGGTTCGTCTCTTGCTGTGTCAATTGCAGCCACTTCTTTTGGTAGATGTGGTTTTAAAAACTTCATTTCCTTTGCTAAATAGTAATCCATAAAAGTTTTCCGCCCATGCTTAGTTTTGTAGGCGTCAATGGAGCGTGCGTAGGCGGCGCGTATATTTCGCCAACGTCTCTTGCATTCAGGCACTGAAACAaaggaaggaaaaaaattttagttctaaaaagTATTAATTCTTTGTACATCaagaattttccaaaaatatttaatttatttccaaattttttctaatgtcttaaaaatattttaaatagtgAACTTCCATTGTAAGTTAAGATGCATACAGAAGTATATGTGAAtatgcatacgtatgtattatacatgcatacatatgtatatttgttaacTGTGCTACCCTTCTTCacttcatttataaaatattgagttGGCAAATGGCACGTTTGCTGAAATTACGCCACCATTTTGTATTACAAATTCACTGACGGTTTTATGACATCACCAAAGATACTAAACTCACCTGGCTTCTGCcacatttttgctatttttttccaagcttTCTCTACAGCATTTATTTTACCATAAAAGACATGATCCCTGTCGTACAGCTGTGGATGCTGCTCTACTAAGTTAGCgaggtttttattttcttcgcgATTATGGATGCGTTGGCCGCTATTTCGtctcattttttaaaatgtcaACTGGCTTTGAAACTAGTTAAGCGTGGTTAAAAAACTTTTTGCAACTCTATTGTCTCAAGACTTCGAATCTGTATAGGTGTGCACTACTCCAATGCCAATTTGAAAGTGAACTATCATGATAACGCAAGATCACTCAAGTTATTATATGAATCACCTAAGCTTGACAGTGTCTGGCTTGTAGAATTTACTATTGTGAATTAGATGTCATTTCTAATATTATGACCAAATAAGgcgaaaagaaataatttacatGGCACATTGGTCCAATCCGCACAATTTCTTTGCAGAAACTaactttgtttccaaaaataattcttGTCAAATTTTGGaagatattattaaaaaaaagtccaTGCCAGGGCTTGatttttgaacgatcagtttgtacgatcatgaaaatattagtttacgccaaatttcttttaaaaaagatgtaaaaaattaacaatgaaaaaaaagaaagagaaaaactgtgttacattaattctaagtttAAATTTTGAGTTTATTTAAAGAATTGGAGAATACAAGGTTGAATCTATTTCTATTACCTATAATTTTGTCCTATAAAGTTTTTCCATAGGACCAGCAGTTTTCACGGAAATGGACAtaaaacgttttaaatttttgcctaTTCTAAATGTTCACAAGATACATAAATGCTTGGAGAAGAAATGAACAGAAGTTagtatttgattttaaatgtaGGCCAATGAGTTTCAAGGTGCACTCAGCATTTTTATAAGGTACTCCTATTAAATTTAGTGGAAGCGGTAAATTTGCTATACTATATATCCCGTTagaagcaatcgatatcaatcATGGCATTTTGTCAGTGAACTTGGACAGAAGAAAGAGCAAAATCCctctttataaatttcttgttcttctttactggcataaaCACTGCttgcgcgattatagccgagttaacaacagctagttgtttcttcttttcgcaaggttacgccaattggagattccaagcgaagccaggtccttctccacctggtctttccaaaggagtggaggccttcctcttcctctgcttcccctggcgggtactgcgtcgaatactctcagagctggagtgttttcgtccattcgggccCCGTCGAAGTGGAtaagcctcaacccatttggggatgtttccttgtGGAGTCTGAATTTACTGCTTGTTGTGCTAAAAATACCTTCCTTGCACGATTTTGGCATCGTGGCGGTGCAGctttcataggtgcgctccaagcgctgatagaaggcatctttggtcacatcgtccttctcttttgtcgtggcgtgggcgcaaatcagcgatatattGAAGTACATCgatttgatgtggattgtggctacACGTTCATTGACCGTGGTGAACGGcagtactcggcgacagagtctctctcccatcacTAATCCCAGTCCCAGCGCTCCTTTACATGGCCaatgtagtaaatgtcacaaggctctactcgtctcagtccttttcccgtccatcgcatatcttggacggcggtgatgtcagcctgcactctaacgaggacatcaaccagctgggcagcgacatCTTCTCAactaagggaccggacattccaggtgcctgccctcaaatcgtaataCTTAGTTCGTTTgcgtttgtctgtatgttaatttattgttttatttttaacttcattattttaaacaagtggcaactaccaatttgttttaaaatctaTATACAGCAAGAGTTtcccaaaaatatttgatatatttccaATATAGTAATAAtgtcttaaaaatataataataaaaatgtaacttttcaagagcccaagCGGCTTAAGTTCTTACCcaaattgtattttgtaagctttaaatttaagatctcgatgtaaaatgggccaagtcgttccatacgtcagtccgaaaTGGTGCGCGAATGAcgtcgaatcgactctctacggtcttcgtgtacactctcagctacggctgctatatttttttcatcgcgtcctggacgtggtctattcggtttaagattatccaataatgaatgctgatgTTTTAAGAATTCCCCAGAAATACTGAACCCACCTGACATCCCGGACGATTAAGCTGCCGTACGCTAGGCTTATCTTTAGCATGATCACGATCCATCTatccttttttgaaatttaatgttttcagTTGTGTAGTACTTCGGTCTGTGTAATGACTTGTTGAAATGGTATACGTGCTTTTAAAGTTTTACAGCTTTTTGATTGTATATCTCGATACATTCGTTGGTGCTTGGATTACCGGAAAGTggaagaatcagatggaatttaaaagaGTGTTTTGTGTGAAGTTGGCGTCGTTATAGTCCGATTTATCTTGTTTTTGCACTGGAATAGGAAGGTGGGAATAACAAGATGTGCCACATTTGGTGGATGCTGATCGAGTAAGTCTTGAGATatggcggtgccacgcccatcgttcaATTTTGTTTCCGGCTCTTTTGTATATAGTCTTTTTGTATCATGCTAGGTGTATAATTTAAAGTCTCTGGGgtatttatttacatgtatTGATTTATCGCGAATTTAGTATCCTTAAGTGAACTCGTTATATAGGGAGTTAGGCgagattttagtatttttaaatttgcgtgtaatttcatttcactgaaacgatatgaaatttttaaaattaaaataatggatttttttttcaaaattatagcTCTATACTTATAACCCCTTAagaattttcgataaaaaaaatatatatatttcaaatatttaaaaggatttattaagtaaatatttttcaatatgtgCTATTCATAGATATAATTTTGTGGATtatagttttaattcattgcgaTTGCATCTGGTTAATTCTTAATGGTAACTTCGTCATTTACCAGCTACGGTTTTGATGTAAAGAACATGTCTGCATtactacatttatttattcttctctGAATGATTTCTTGCAAAGTACGGAGTCCTTGTTCGTCTATTTTGTCTACTAGATACTTTATCTCATCTTGGATGCAATCATTGCCATCATCGCTTGCACTACTTTTCATTCCACTGATTTCGTGTACAGCTTGCAACATGCTAATGTGGCATAGATTCTGCTCTCTTTGGTTCATATCTTGCAGATAGCACcgtagaatttcaaaaaaatgtttgttcctGAGGTCTTTATTTTCTGCGGCAACCGCGGTTTCTTTACATTGACCTTTACGACCATGCTGTTCCTTATCGGCTTCAAGGGAACGTAGGTAGGCGATGTACTCAGCACGCAGTTTTTCCCAACGAGCCTTGCATTGAGACACTGAAATCAGTAAGCAAATTAATAAGAGTAAAATTATTGCAacccacaaaatttttttactgaCGTTGAATCGAAGCTATAATCccctacacaaataaaaaaaaatccacacaAGCACCTcaatttgatcggtcagtttgtatgatagccaTAAGCCACAaaggttcgatctgaacaagtTGCtcagagattgtaccgttgtaCTTACCGTACTGTACTTGGCTTTCCGCTTTTTGTCAAACTCACCTGACTTCCCCAACGAGTCCGCAATCGTGCACCATGCCTCATCTGTTGTCTTTTTCTTACCGTAACCCTTGTGTCCTTTGTCGTACAGCTGCGGATGCTGCTCCACCAAATTACATAGTTTTTTATCTTGTTTAAAAgtcttcttgttttttatatCGGCATATGCTCTTCCATAAAGCTTATAATGTTTAGAAGGCTGCTTCATGTTACAAGCTTTTGAATTCATGCTACGCCGCTTTTATTCTCAaagtttacttaaaattttcaaattgtagtttttgacaaatttttaaatatttctcgtaaacttttttcaaatttgatgtCCTCTAGAGATTCTGGTTATTTATTCCATTAGTTCGGTTTTGCTTCGCTATAGATACGTGTTTAATTGAAATGTCTAGTCACAGTGTTATTTATAGCATTCGCTGCAATTATATCTAATTACTTGTACTTTATCGAATCCATCGGGTGCggtttattttacataaatgtTTTGTTCTCcgtactttataataaagcaaaatacTGGAATCTTGATAGAAATTACTTTTATTCCGAGAATGAATAATAAATCATGCTTCGTGGCAATTTGAGAGAACtgcggcatatacatacatattcatattatatatatatttgtctgTGGAAATATGTAATAACATCGTATTACAAAACATCTTAAGTATACTTAGAATGATCTGCTAAATTTTCGTTAGCCAATAACGGCATTTTAAATCAACATAAGGTTGTTTTTGTGCGTGTTCATTccgtttctttttcttcttaagCTTTTCAGTTGGTGAAATACTGTCGAGTTTTTAAGAGTATTTGCTTATTAAAATGGAACGTGAAAATTTAGTTAGCTTATTAGACATAAGCAACGTGAGTAATGTTGATATAAATAATTGCACTGCTCCAAGCTCAGATTTAGAGTGCGAAGTTGT includes the following:
- the LOC125780187 gene encoding uncharacterized protein LOC125780187; translated protein: MNSKACNMKQPSKHYKLYGRAYADIKNKKTFKQDKKLCNLVEQHPQLYDKGHKGYGKKKTTDEAWCTIADSLGKSVSQCKARWEKLRAEYIAYLRSLEADKEQHGRKGQCKETAVAAENKDLRNKHFFEILRCYLQDMNQREQNLCHISMLQAVHEISGMKSSASDDGNDCIQDEIKYLVDKIDEQGLRTLQEIIQRRINKCSNADMFFTSKP
- the LOC125780188 gene encoding uncharacterized protein LOC125780188 produces the protein MRRNSGQRIHNREENKNLANLVEQHPQLYDRDHVFYGKINAVEKAWKKIAKMWQKPVPECKRRWRNIRAAYARSIDAYKTKHGRKTFMDYYLAKEMKFLKPHLPKEVAAIDTARDEPILTEHASEAAQNNGQNNGINNSEAGANENNVHDMNNAHTHETFANVFFAFMLPPIVVIIEQ